Proteins co-encoded in one Coriobacterium glomerans PW2 genomic window:
- a CDS encoding nicotinate phosphoribosyltransferase, whose amino-acid sequence MALTDATRPTDIALLTDLYEITMAQAMWESGKLSEDGCFTVFYRDHPFGSAFAVMCGTSELPALVENVVFTEEDIDYLRSLTAPGGGALFKSGFLDYLRDFRAHVDIDAVPDGELVFPREPMARVIGPALECQLLETALLNTIGFQTLVATKTARVVEAAKGRPVAEFGLRRAQGPDGGMAVARASYIAGCASTSNVLAGRRYGIPVFGTHAHSWVMSFPTELEAFRAFARSMPKNCTLLVDTYDVREGVENAIIVAHEMEERGEALAAIRIDSGDLAKLSGYVRARFDEEGLGYVKISVSNDLDEYTIQSLLDQGAPIDSFGVGTKLATCYDQPALGGVYKLAARRDPGDSAWTPVLKLSEQPYKRTIPGVQRLRRYMDEAGCPVCDMIYDEAYLEGADDARGTTLVAVDDAALVTSVRGLASRELLEPVVRAGRGVGPRESLEAARERCSSAIASLDPAHKRFLYPQTYVVGMESGLARVRDELVRERMATTTSALPWKAPKR is encoded by the coding sequence ATGGCTCTGACAGATGCGACACGGCCCACCGATATCGCGCTGCTCACCGATTTATATGAAATCACCATGGCTCAAGCGATGTGGGAAAGCGGCAAGCTCTCCGAGGACGGGTGCTTCACGGTGTTCTATCGCGATCATCCCTTCGGCAGCGCGTTCGCCGTCATGTGCGGAACCTCTGAGCTTCCCGCGCTCGTGGAGAATGTCGTGTTCACCGAAGAGGATATCGACTACCTGCGCTCGCTGACCGCCCCCGGCGGCGGCGCGCTGTTCAAGTCGGGCTTTCTCGACTATCTGAGGGACTTTCGCGCTCACGTCGACATCGATGCCGTGCCCGATGGCGAGCTTGTCTTTCCGCGCGAGCCGATGGCGCGCGTGATCGGACCCGCGCTCGAGTGCCAGCTGCTCGAGACCGCGCTTCTGAACACCATCGGCTTTCAGACCCTGGTCGCCACAAAGACAGCGCGCGTCGTCGAGGCGGCGAAGGGCAGACCCGTCGCCGAATTCGGTCTGCGGCGCGCTCAGGGCCCTGACGGCGGCATGGCCGTCGCGCGCGCGAGCTACATCGCCGGTTGCGCATCGACCTCGAATGTGCTCGCCGGGCGGCGCTACGGCATTCCGGTGTTCGGCACCCACGCGCACAGCTGGGTCATGAGCTTTCCGACCGAGCTCGAAGCGTTTCGGGCCTTCGCGCGCTCCATGCCCAAAAACTGCACGCTGCTCGTTGACACCTACGACGTTCGCGAGGGCGTCGAGAACGCCATAATAGTCGCCCATGAGATGGAGGAGCGCGGCGAGGCACTCGCGGCGATCCGCATCGATTCGGGCGATCTCGCCAAGCTCTCGGGCTATGTGCGCGCTCGCTTCGATGAGGAGGGGCTCGGCTACGTCAAGATATCGGTATCGAACGATCTGGACGAGTACACGATCCAGTCGCTGCTCGACCAGGGCGCGCCGATCGACTCGTTCGGCGTGGGCACCAAGCTCGCGACCTGCTACGATCAGCCGGCACTGGGCGGGGTCTACAAGCTCGCGGCCCGTCGCGATCCGGGAGACTCGGCTTGGACGCCTGTCCTCAAACTGTCCGAGCAGCCCTACAAGCGCACGATTCCCGGGGTCCAGCGTCTGCGTCGCTACATGGATGAGGCGGGGTGCCCGGTGTGCGACATGATCTATGACGAGGCGTATCTGGAGGGTGCCGACGATGCGCGCGGAACGACGCTCGTCGCTGTCGATGACGCGGCGCTCGTGACGAGTGTGCGCGGTCTTGCCAGCCGGGAGCTGCTCGAGCCCGTCGTGCGAGCCGGAAGGGGGGTCGGCCCGCGTGAGTCGCTCGAAGCCGCTCGCGAGCGCTGCAGCTCGGCCATCGCGTCGCTCGATCCTGCGCACAAGCGCTTCCTGTACCCGCAGACCTACGTGGTGGGCATGGAGAGCGGTCTGGCGCGCGTCCGCGATGAATTGGTCCGCGAGCGCATGGCGACCACGACCTCCGCGCTGCCCTGGAAGGCGCCCAAGCGCTAG
- the proB gene encoding glutamate 5-kinase — MSSYRTMVVKIGSSLLVNPDGGIANAFIRDLALQASHLRGSGWRLVVVSSGAIACGVPVLHLDARPSDMPTLQACASVGQCVLSAIYDKAFSAAGLLSSLVLLTRHDTARRTSYLHARDALVRLVELGVVPVVNENDTVSVEEIRFGDNDTLAALVACLVSADLCVTLSDIDGLYTTNPAIDPTARFIPVVERIDGAIIAGAGDSSSAVGTGGMITKVRASRILMTAGIPSVICSGAEPRALVRLARSERIGTLFEPAAPRTEIAPRKLWIALGDAAHGSVSVDPGAACAIREHGSSLLPVGIVAVRGEFTTGEILDICDDEGLVIARGRAGAPSDELKLAAGRHQDEIASNRLLVALANRPAVHRDEMIVFT; from the coding sequence GTGTCATCATATAGAACGATGGTGGTGAAAATCGGCTCATCGCTTCTGGTGAATCCAGACGGCGGGATCGCGAACGCCTTTATCCGCGATCTCGCCTTGCAGGCGTCGCACCTGCGGGGCTCGGGCTGGCGCCTCGTCGTGGTCAGCTCCGGGGCCATCGCCTGCGGAGTTCCGGTTCTGCATCTCGACGCGAGACCCTCAGATATGCCGACGCTCCAGGCGTGCGCATCAGTGGGACAGTGCGTCTTGTCGGCCATCTATGACAAGGCGTTCAGCGCGGCGGGGCTGCTGAGTTCGCTGGTGCTGCTGACCCGGCACGATACGGCGAGGCGAACCTCCTATCTGCATGCTCGCGACGCGCTTGTGCGCCTGGTCGAGCTCGGGGTGGTCCCGGTCGTGAACGAGAACGACACCGTGAGCGTCGAGGAGATCCGCTTCGGTGACAACGACACGCTCGCAGCCCTTGTAGCCTGCTTGGTCTCGGCCGATCTGTGCGTGACCCTGTCGGACATCGATGGGCTCTACACGACCAATCCCGCGATCGATCCGACGGCTCGCTTCATCCCGGTGGTTGAGCGCATCGACGGCGCGATCATCGCCGGGGCGGGCGACTCATCGAGCGCGGTGGGCACCGGCGGCATGATCACGAAGGTCCGCGCCAGCCGGATTCTCATGACAGCTGGCATCCCGAGCGTGATCTGCTCGGGTGCCGAGCCCCGGGCACTCGTGAGGCTCGCCCGCAGCGAACGGATCGGGACGCTGTTCGAACCGGCGGCCCCGCGCACCGAGATCGCACCGCGAAAGCTCTGGATCGCGCTGGGGGATGCCGCGCACGGTTCGGTGAGCGTCGATCCCGGCGCGGCATGCGCGATCAGAGAGCACGGTTCCTCGCTGTTGCCGGTCGGTATCGTCGCGGTGCGCGGTGAGTTCACGACCGGTGAGATCCTCGACATCTGCGATGACGAGGGACTCGTGATCGCGCGGGGACGCGCGGGCGCCCCATCGGACGAGCTCAAGCTGGCCGCCGGGCGCCATCAGGACGAGATCGCCTCCAATCGCCTGCTCGTCGCCTTGGCGAACAGGCCGGCGGTGCATCGCGACGAGATGATCGTGTTCACATAA
- a CDS encoding glutamate-5-semialdehyde dehydrogenase, which produces MDDEITRRVRVLAVGAKRASRALGLAADARRVAAVRLMAACLRESQAHILAANAQDMQAARAAGTPEGLLDRLALTPARVEDMAAGLERLADLPDPCGRVLERRGLDSGIELERVSVPLGLVAMVFEARPNVTSDAAGICIRAGNACILRAGALARRSSAVIAHALASAVERSGFDRAAVSIIESSDREATAALMGLRGIVDVLIPRGGAGLIARCVRDAQVPVIETGTGNCHIYVHESADPERALAILLDAKTCRVGVCNAAESLLVDRSIARRFIPLALSALAAAGVLVHGDAETREAADALMAQDARLGLRFADATDEDWSREYLALEISVRVVSGLDEAIEHVNRYGTGHSEAIVAQDGLACERFLREVDAAAVYANASTRFTDGAMFGMGAEIGISTQKLHVRGPFGAEALTTWKYVLRGSGQVRG; this is translated from the coding sequence ATGGATGATGAGATCACGCGGAGGGTGCGCGTGCTGGCTGTCGGCGCCAAGAGGGCCTCGCGCGCGCTGGGGCTCGCCGCCGACGCGCGTCGCGTCGCTGCGGTGCGCCTCATGGCGGCGTGCCTGCGCGAGAGTCAGGCGCATATCCTTGCGGCCAATGCGCAAGATATGCAGGCGGCCCGTGCGGCGGGAACCCCAGAGGGGCTGCTCGATCGTCTCGCCTTGACGCCCGCGCGCGTCGAGGACATGGCGGCGGGGCTCGAGAGGCTGGCCGATCTGCCCGATCCCTGCGGACGAGTGCTCGAACGGCGCGGACTCGACAGCGGCATCGAGCTCGAGCGCGTGAGCGTGCCGCTCGGACTGGTCGCGATGGTCTTTGAAGCCAGGCCGAACGTGACCTCCGATGCTGCCGGCATCTGCATTCGCGCGGGCAACGCCTGCATACTGCGCGCCGGCGCGCTCGCGCGCCGGTCGAGCGCCGTGATCGCGCATGCGCTGGCGTCCGCGGTGGAGCGTAGCGGTTTCGACCGGGCAGCGGTCTCGATCATCGAGTCGTCCGATCGGGAGGCGACCGCCGCGCTCATGGGCCTTCGGGGGATTGTCGACGTGCTCATCCCACGCGGCGGCGCCGGTCTCATCGCGCGCTGCGTGCGCGACGCGCAGGTGCCGGTCATAGAGACGGGTACGGGCAACTGCCATATCTACGTGCACGAGTCGGCTGATCCCGAGCGCGCGCTCGCTATTCTGCTCGATGCCAAGACATGCCGCGTCGGCGTGTGCAACGCCGCCGAGTCGCTACTTGTGGATCGCTCGATCGCACGACGCTTCATACCGTTGGCGCTATCCGCGCTCGCTGCAGCCGGGGTGCTCGTCCACGGTGATGCCGAGACGCGAGAGGCCGCTGATGCGCTTATGGCGCAGGATGCCAGACTCGGGCTTCGCTTTGCGGACGCGACCGATGAGGACTGGAGCCGGGAATATCTGGCGCTCGAGATCAGCGTCAGGGTCGTATCTGGTTTGGATGAGGCGATCGAGCACGTCAACCGCTACGGGACCGGTCACTCCGAGGCGATTGTCGCACAGGACGGGCTCGCATGCGAGCGCTTCCTGCGCGAAGTCGATGCCGCTGCAGTCTATGCGAACGCCTCGACGCGCTTCACCGATGGAGCCATGTTCGGAATGGGGGCGGAGATCGGCATTTCGACTCAGAAGCTCCACGTTCGCGGGCCGTTCGGCGCCGAGGCGCTCACGACCTGGAAGTACGTGCTGCGTGGGTCCGGTCAGGTGCGCGGCTAG
- a CDS encoding HD family phosphohydrolase, whose protein sequence is MADELRAGMTRDEAHELLRAHNKDSFHIGHAETVEQTMRYFARELDPGNEEFWGIVGLLHDLDWEEHADDPSMHTVHAASLIETAGGTAALIRAVQSHASDYNDDLPRPELRMEKILFATEELTGLIGAVALMRPSRSVMDLPVKSLRKKFKDKRFAAGVSRDVIREGAEMLGWDLDELFARTIDAMRSFAPDRDTFASPETSGS, encoded by the coding sequence ATGGCAGACGAGCTGAGAGCCGGCATGACACGCGATGAGGCACATGAGCTGCTGCGCGCGCACAACAAAGATTCGTTCCACATCGGTCACGCGGAGACGGTCGAGCAGACGATGCGCTACTTCGCTCGCGAGCTCGATCCGGGCAATGAGGAGTTCTGGGGCATCGTCGGCCTGCTCCACGATCTCGACTGGGAGGAGCACGCCGATGATCCCAGCATGCATACCGTTCACGCCGCCTCCCTCATCGAGACCGCCGGGGGCACGGCGGCGCTCATCCGCGCCGTTCAAAGCCATGCGAGCGACTACAACGACGATCTTCCCAGACCTGAGCTCCGCATGGAGAAGATTCTGTTCGCGACCGAGGAGCTGACCGGGCTGATCGGAGCCGTCGCGCTCATGCGCCCTTCCAGAAGCGTCATGGATCTCCCGGTGAAGTCGCTCAGGAAGAAGTTCAAGGACAAGCGCTTCGCAGCCGGCGTCTCTCGTGATGTGATCCGCGAGGGTGCCGAGATGCTCGGCTGGGATCTCGATGAGCTGTTCGCACGGACCATCGACGCCATGAGATCGTTCGCACCCGACCGCGACACGTTTGCGTCACCGGAGACGAGCGGGAGCTAA
- a CDS encoding BglG family transcription antiterminator: MSQRQRYELKLLANQGEFDVAHVADSFGVTPRTIRYDIDKLNNLLYNLNGSDAIEVRSKTARLKNDAPHLDILSLDSTAGRDIIASPLTARERTLAIISALCWSDDYVSIGDIVEEYGISRATAMRDLDRVRAYCDAHDVDLVRSRGRGLSIHADEPCRRRLIARVIRDCASIAGSRTGFALADYLRWFSRDELESIETIVREAEQKFDIVLDDTSYEAMVVHIALSVKRCKCDIEAFYTAFGPVQDNDVSTEFKMADFIVSRIEDVLGTSLPQAERYYIGVHMGARSGKVASAHSKSDLNLEFKCISAITEVAAEVGVDLTHDARLYHRLLQHISSSAYRNRVGLLLENPLRDELLGSYADHARLVAAALERSGLSQVVQMTSDEIAYVLLHFEAAIVAAEGGEVRHANVVVVCSTGIGTAELLAAELARCFEINIIASIPFHQVGDLCDEAGIDLVISTVPLQIDMPCIEVRPLLRGEDIACISNVLNQLGFKGSAKAISKSSSDPVSTISSARPLSFPVHSSDQAHEPDLGGHELSELLGGGHVFLDAQVSSWEEAVDAAGGPLVATGHISSAYVEAVIESVKRLGPYIVIWKGVALPHARDRTGVRRTSMSCVRLARPVAFGSTDNDPVRYVFMLATVDATSHTKALMSLACLLRRPSFTDLLESARSADQILSYITSFEQENVMRRREVNI, translated from the coding sequence ATGAGTCAACGGCAACGATATGAGCTCAAATTGCTTGCGAACCAGGGAGAGTTCGATGTGGCCCATGTTGCAGACAGTTTCGGTGTGACGCCACGCACCATTCGATATGATATCGACAAGCTCAACAACTTGCTGTACAACCTGAATGGTTCCGACGCGATCGAGGTCCGTAGCAAGACCGCCAGGCTCAAAAACGATGCTCCGCATCTGGACATATTGTCACTTGATTCCACCGCGGGCAGAGATATCATCGCAAGCCCGCTCACCGCGCGCGAACGAACTTTGGCGATCATCTCGGCGCTGTGCTGGTCCGATGACTATGTGAGCATCGGCGATATCGTCGAGGAGTATGGCATAAGCCGGGCGACCGCCATGCGCGATCTTGATCGCGTGCGCGCCTACTGCGACGCGCACGACGTCGATCTCGTGCGCTCACGCGGCCGCGGGTTGAGCATACATGCTGACGAGCCGTGCCGCCGTCGCCTGATCGCTCGTGTCATACGCGACTGCGCAAGCATCGCCGGTTCTCGCACCGGATTTGCCCTTGCCGACTACCTCCGATGGTTCTCACGAGATGAGTTGGAGTCGATCGAGACAATCGTGCGCGAAGCTGAGCAAAAGTTCGATATCGTACTCGATGATACATCCTATGAGGCGATGGTCGTTCATATCGCGCTTTCGGTTAAGCGCTGCAAGTGCGATATAGAAGCCTTCTACACAGCTTTCGGCCCCGTTCAAGATAACGATGTCTCTACTGAGTTCAAGATGGCCGATTTCATAGTATCCAGGATCGAAGATGTGCTCGGCACGAGCTTGCCCCAGGCGGAACGGTACTACATCGGGGTGCACATGGGCGCGCGCTCAGGCAAGGTCGCCTCAGCGCACAGCAAGTCGGACTTGAACCTCGAATTCAAGTGCATCTCGGCAATTACCGAGGTCGCCGCTGAGGTTGGTGTCGATCTCACCCATGATGCCCGGCTCTATCATCGGCTGTTGCAGCATATCTCAAGCAGCGCATATCGCAATCGAGTCGGTCTGCTCCTGGAAAATCCCCTCCGCGATGAGTTGTTGGGCAGCTATGCGGACCACGCGCGACTCGTTGCCGCCGCGCTTGAGCGGTCCGGCCTCTCGCAGGTGGTCCAGATGACGTCTGACGAAATCGCATACGTTCTGCTGCACTTCGAAGCGGCCATCGTCGCCGCCGAGGGAGGGGAGGTGCGTCACGCGAATGTTGTGGTCGTGTGCTCGACCGGGATCGGCACAGCCGAGCTGCTCGCCGCCGAACTCGCGCGATGCTTCGAGATAAACATCATTGCGAGCATTCCGTTTCATCAGGTCGGTGATCTTTGCGACGAAGCAGGAATCGATCTGGTCATATCAACGGTGCCGCTCCAGATTGATATGCCCTGCATTGAAGTGCGACCGCTGCTGAGAGGCGAGGACATCGCGTGCATCTCGAACGTTTTGAACCAGCTCGGTTTCAAGGGAAGCGCGAAGGCGATCTCGAAATCTTCGTCGGATCCGGTTTCGACGATATCGAGTGCACGGCCTTTGAGCTTTCCGGTTCATTCCTCAGATCAGGCCCATGAGCCAGACCTTGGCGGGCATGAACTCAGCGAGCTGCTGGGAGGAGGGCACGTGTTCCTTGATGCTCAGGTTTCGAGTTGGGAGGAGGCAGTAGACGCGGCTGGCGGACCGCTCGTCGCAACAGGTCATATTTCAAGCGCCTACGTTGAAGCGGTCATCGAGAGCGTCAAACGACTCGGACCCTATATCGTGATCTGGAAAGGCGTCGCTCTTCCCCATGCGAGAGATAGGACCGGGGTGAGACGCACCTCGATGTCGTGTGTGCGGCTCGCGCGACCAGTCGCCTTTGGCAGCACGGACAACGATCCGGTCCGCTATGTGTTCATGCTCGCCACCGTCGACGCGACCTCTCATACCAAGGCGCTCATGAGTCTTGCATGCCTGCTTCGCAGACCGTCTTTTACCGATCTGCTCGAATCCGCGAGATCTGCTGATCAGATCCTCTCTTACATAACGTCGTTCGAACAAGAGAACGTGATGCGACGAAGGGAGGTGAATATATGA
- a CDS encoding PTS sugar transporter subunit IIA, whose protein sequence is MTRTTKTLSQLIRRENVRISEVVLTWQEAIRLAVEPLVSGGFVEERYVDGIIANTYEFGPYYVLCPDLALLHARPEQGVIAQQLAITILRKPVRFKPEGPDVRLLVALAAKDADSHIEVMRRLAVLLSDPIKLEQIAMASTEDEAFGLFIGTPSTAEHQL, encoded by the coding sequence ATGACAAGGACGACGAAGACGCTGTCCCAGTTGATACGTCGAGAGAACGTGAGAATATCCGAGGTTGTTCTTACATGGCAAGAGGCGATTCGGCTAGCTGTCGAGCCCTTGGTGAGTGGAGGGTTTGTCGAGGAGCGCTATGTTGACGGCATAATTGCGAACACATATGAATTCGGGCCGTATTACGTGCTCTGCCCCGATCTCGCCTTGCTCCATGCTCGGCCCGAGCAGGGAGTCATCGCTCAGCAGCTTGCGATTACGATTCTTCGCAAGCCGGTGCGATTCAAACCTGAGGGGCCGGATGTCCGCCTGCTCGTAGCGCTTGCTGCGAAGGATGCTGATTCCCATATCGAGGTCATGAGACGACTCGCCGTGCTTTTGAGCGATCCGATAAAGCTCGAGCAGATTGCGATGGCTTCGACTGAGGACGAGGCGTTCGGGCTGTTCATCGGTACGCCAAGCACTGCTGAACATCAATTGTGA
- a CDS encoding PTS ascorbate transporter subunit IIC: protein MPLLEFIVNILSTPAILVGLLALLGLVLQRKPIEDIAMGTIKTIIGFLVLTAGASFLQSGSLLAFGEVFNFAFSMQGVVPNNEAVVSLALNSFGTDTAIVMCLGMILNIVLARFSRMHYIFLTGHHTLYMACMLAVVLSVGGLSGWQLYIAGGCILALIMVLSPAYCQPTFRKVTGTDSIALGHFGGIGYALAGIVGKPFKGSRSTEEIKFPKRLVFLRDTTVAISITMMIFFLVVTGVAVARGLLSADPKQFSYLNELLNVGTETKTNWIVWALTSGMSFAGGVYIILSGVRLIVGEIVPAFKGIAEKLVPGAVPAIDCPVAYPFAPNAVLIGFLVSFVAGIIGLLILGLIDATLMPVALILPGVVPHFFCGSTAGVFGNAEGGIKGCIAGAFFHGLLITFLPAICMPVFTALGFASVTFSDADFSWLGILFGNLAQVLVGAPLLVICVLCFLAPIAYNYLAPGRSPGAENK from the coding sequence ATGCCGCTGCTTGAGTTCATTGTCAACATCTTGTCGACCCCGGCGATTCTAGTGGGTCTGCTCGCGCTGCTCGGCTTGGTGCTCCAAAGAAAGCCGATCGAGGATATCGCGATGGGCACGATCAAGACGATCATAGGTTTTCTCGTTCTGACTGCGGGTGCCTCTTTTCTGCAGTCCGGTTCGCTGCTCGCATTCGGTGAAGTGTTCAACTTTGCATTCAGCATGCAAGGTGTCGTTCCGAACAACGAGGCGGTGGTCTCGCTCGCGCTCAATTCGTTCGGAACGGATACGGCAATCGTGATGTGCCTTGGAATGATCTTGAATATCGTACTCGCTCGATTCTCACGCATGCACTATATCTTCTTGACTGGCCACCACACGCTGTACATGGCCTGTATGCTCGCCGTCGTGCTATCTGTCGGAGGTCTGTCGGGATGGCAACTCTACATCGCCGGCGGATGCATACTTGCACTCATCATGGTTCTTTCACCGGCGTATTGCCAGCCAACATTTCGAAAGGTCACTGGTACGGACAGCATCGCGCTCGGCCATTTTGGCGGCATCGGTTATGCGCTGGCTGGCATCGTCGGCAAACCATTCAAGGGCAGCCGGTCTACGGAAGAGATCAAATTTCCCAAACGACTTGTGTTTCTGCGCGACACGACGGTCGCGATCTCTATCACGATGATGATCTTTTTCCTCGTGGTCACCGGCGTCGCTGTCGCACGAGGTCTTCTGAGCGCGGATCCCAAGCAATTCAGCTATCTGAACGAGCTGCTGAACGTCGGAACCGAAACGAAGACGAATTGGATCGTCTGGGCGCTTACGAGTGGCATGTCGTTTGCTGGCGGCGTGTATATCATCCTATCCGGAGTTCGCCTGATCGTCGGTGAGATCGTTCCCGCGTTCAAGGGAATAGCCGAGAAGCTTGTTCCCGGTGCCGTACCCGCGATCGATTGCCCGGTCGCCTATCCCTTCGCGCCCAATGCCGTGCTCATTGGATTTCTGGTCTCGTTCGTCGCCGGTATCATCGGACTGCTCATCTTGGGGCTCATCGATGCGACGCTTATGCCTGTTGCACTAATCCTACCTGGAGTCGTTCCGCATTTCTTCTGCGGCTCCACGGCTGGGGTCTTTGGCAACGCTGAGGGGGGTATCAAAGGCTGCATCGCCGGGGCGTTCTTCCATGGGCTTCTTATCACATTTTTACCAGCGATCTGCATGCCGGTCTTCACGGCCCTCGGATTTGCGAGCGTGACCTTCTCCGATGCGGACTTTTCCTGGCTGGGTATCCTGTTCGGCAATCTCGCCCAAGTTCTTGTCGGAGCCCCTCTGCTCGTCATCTGCGTTTTGTGCTTCCTCGCTCCGATCGCCTACAACTATCTGGCACCGGGCCGCTCGCCCGGCGCGGAAAACAAATAG
- a CDS encoding PTS sugar transporter subunit IIB, which translates to MESITRIMCACGSGLGSSLLVEMNIKEVLGKLGICDVQVFHSVTGDIRLGAADLFVVGRDLASFIPEEIPEEQRIILTNIVDRDELENKLAQVFGLQHKATDA; encoded by the coding sequence ATGGAATCCATCACTCGGATCATGTGCGCGTGCGGCTCGGGGCTCGGGTCGAGTCTGCTGGTCGAGATGAACATCAAAGAGGTCCTTGGTAAGCTGGGCATCTGTGATGTTCAGGTTTTTCATTCCGTAACGGGCGATATTCGTCTCGGGGCTGCTGATCTCTTTGTTGTCGGGCGCGACCTCGCCTCATTCATTCCCGAAGAGATCCCCGAGGAGCAGCGCATCATCCTCACGAACATCGTTGACAGAGACGAACTTGAAAACAAGCTTGCTCAAGTGTTCGGATTGCAGCACAAGGCGACCGATGCCTGA
- a CDS encoding transaldolase family protein: protein MKFFIDTADLDEIKEAKGWGVLAGVTTNPSLYMKVGGKLADFEDHMVKIAHLCDGLPVSAESTAKSAEDMIVEGRHLSSLAPNIVVKLPICAESLAATRRLSEEGVRINMTLVFSAPQALLAANAGARYISPFVGRFDDIGEDGIDELSTVIQCIENYSWDKNVDHEVEIITASVRTPNHVTQAALLGADIATVPFGALKKCLAHPLTQQGLERFEADWEKVKGA, encoded by the coding sequence ATGAAGTTCTTCATCGACACGGCCGATCTCGACGAAATCAAAGAGGCGAAGGGCTGGGGTGTGCTGGCAGGGGTGACCACCAATCCGAGTCTGTACATGAAGGTTGGCGGCAAGCTCGCCGACTTCGAGGATCATATGGTCAAGATCGCCCACCTCTGCGATGGCCTTCCCGTCTCGGCTGAGTCCACAGCCAAAAGTGCGGAGGATATGATCGTCGAGGGTCGCCATCTCTCTTCGCTCGCTCCCAACATCGTCGTGAAGCTGCCGATCTGCGCAGAATCGCTCGCGGCGACGAGAAGACTGTCCGAAGAGGGCGTCCGCATCAACATGACCCTCGTATTCTCCGCACCTCAGGCGCTGCTGGCGGCCAATGCCGGCGCGCGCTATATCTCGCCGTTCGTCGGCCGCTTCGACGACATCGGCGAAGATGGCATCGATGAGCTGTCGACGGTCATCCAGTGCATCGAGAACTACAGCTGGGACAAGAACGTCGACCATGAGGTCGAGATTATCACCGCCTCGGTGCGCACTCCCAATCATGTGACGCAAGCGGCGCTTCTTGGTGCCGATATCGCGACGGTCCCCTTCGGGGCGCTCAAGAAATGTCTCGCGCATCCACTGACCCAGCAGGGCTTGGAACGCTTCGAGGCGGATTGGGAGAAGGTCAAGGGCGCGTAG